From the genome of Saccopteryx bilineata isolate mSacBil1 chromosome 6, mSacBil1_pri_phased_curated, whole genome shotgun sequence, one region includes:
- the PLPBP gene encoding pyridoxal phosphate homeostasis protein → MWRAGSMSAELGVAFALRAVNERVQQAVARRPRDLPAIQPRLVAVSKTKPVDMVIEAYSHGQRTFGENYVQELLEKSSNPKILSSCPEIKWHFIGHLQKQNVNKLMAVPNLFMLETLDSVKLADRVNSSWQKKGSPERLKVMVQINTSGEESKHGLLPSETVATVEHINAKCPGLEFVGLMTIGSFGHDLSKGPNPDFQLLLSLREELCGKLNIPPGQVELSMGMSVDFQHAIEVGSTNVRIGSTIFGERDYSKKPALDKPVVDLKAPVDVTQAH, encoded by the exons ATGTGGAGAGCTGGCAGCATGTCGGCGGAGCTAGGAGTAGCGTTTGCACTGCGGGCAGTGAACGAGCGCGTGCAGCAGGCGGTGGCGCGGCGGCCACGG GATCTCCCAGCCATCCAGCCCCGGCTGGTAGCAGTCAGCAAAACCAAACCTGTAGACATGGTGATTGAGGCCTACAGTCACGGCCAGCGCACTTTCGGAGAGAATTAT GTTCAGGAACTGCTAGAAAAATCATCAAATCCTAAA ATTCTGTCTTCATGTCCTGAGATTAAATGGCACTTCATTGGCCATCTACAGAAacaaaatgtcaacaaattgatGG CTGTCCCTAATCTCTTCATGCTGGAAACACTGGATTCTGTGAAGCTGGCAGACAGAGTGAACAGTTCCTGGCAGAAAAAAGGTTCTCCTGAAAGGTTAAAGGTTATGGTCCAGATTAACACCAGTGGAGAAGAGA gtAAGCATGGCCTCCTCCCTTCAGAGACAGTAGCCACGGTGGAACACATAAATGCCAAGTGCCCCGGCCTGGAATTCGTGGGGCTGATGACCATAGGAAGCTTTGGGCATGATCTTAGTAAAGGACCGAATCCAGACTTCCAG CTGTTACTGTCCCTCCGGGAGGAGCTGTGTGGAAAGCTGAACATCCCTCCTGGCCAGgttgagctgagcatgggcatgtCCGTGGACTTCCAGCACGCA ATTGAAGTCGGATCTACAAATGTCCGCATAGGAAGCACCATTTTTGGAGAGCGAGATTACTCAAAGAAACCCGCCCTGGACAAGCCGGTAGTGGACCTGAAGGCCCCTGTGGACGTGACACAGGCACACTGA